The following are encoded together in the Sulfitobacter sp. S223 genome:
- a CDS encoding GLUG motif-containing protein: MTVSSGSEVLSIGGLIGFNNNSPVRPVEGVAASGAVTVTGTAADNGGTAHVGGLVGENLGTIAQGAASGDVYVFAGLTQFSVGGFAGANNQSESAGELSSSIASGSVELVSEYGGSVGGFVGENGGSITDAVATGDVEFAVPLPEAGPLNRAYVGGFAGLNAGIAERTVARGNVSAATSLTNADVGGHTGYNIFATILDSYANGDVRLASNVDGTVGGLVGTTAEGDITNTYASGAVSTLGGGGDSSFALAAGGLIGQNIDDGELAPTTVTASYWDTVASGQADGGDLTLGFGLTTDQLEATASFFEFAQAQGWNFDAVWAPGAAGRYPSIYTVDRVVFARPDALELTYGQTTDATATGIVAGGPELYVFAEVAETLDTTPVFATLTFSDNLVGAQTFCC; the protein is encoded by the coding sequence GTGACGGTATCCAGCGGCAGCGAAGTGCTATCGATTGGCGGGCTGATCGGTTTCAACAATAATTCGCCGGTGCGACCTGTCGAAGGCGTGGCTGCGTCCGGCGCCGTGACCGTAACCGGAACCGCCGCAGACAATGGTGGTACCGCACATGTTGGCGGGCTGGTCGGAGAAAATCTCGGCACCATCGCACAGGGTGCGGCCTCGGGGGATGTTTACGTATTTGCCGGGCTGACGCAATTCTCCGTAGGTGGCTTTGCCGGGGCGAACAATCAATCGGAATCGGCGGGGGAGCTGTCATCGTCTATCGCCAGTGGTAGTGTTGAACTGGTCTCGGAATACGGTGGCAGCGTCGGCGGCTTCGTCGGCGAAAACGGAGGAAGCATCACAGACGCGGTCGCTACGGGCGATGTCGAATTCGCCGTACCACTTCCAGAGGCAGGACCGCTTAACCGCGCCTATGTGGGCGGATTTGCAGGGCTTAACGCAGGCATAGCCGAACGGACCGTTGCGCGTGGCAACGTAAGCGCTGCTACCAGCTTGACCAACGCGGATGTCGGTGGCCACACCGGATACAACATCTTTGCAACAATTCTGGACAGCTACGCCAATGGCGATGTGCGGCTGGCTTCAAACGTGGATGGCACAGTCGGCGGCCTTGTTGGCACAACCGCTGAGGGCGATATTACAAATACATATGCCAGCGGAGCCGTCAGCACTCTGGGGGGAGGGGGCGATAGCTCGTTTGCTTTGGCTGCCGGAGGTCTGATTGGCCAGAACATTGATGATGGGGAGCTAGCCCCGACAACAGTTACCGCGTCCTATTGGGATACGGTGGCATCAGGGCAAGCTGACGGGGGCGACCTGACCCTTGGATTTGGCCTGACGACAGATCAACTGGAGGCCACTGCGTCCTTCTTCGAATTTGCGCAGGCGCAGGGCTGGAACTTTGACGCGGTATGGGCACCGGGCGCGGCAGGCCGCTATCCATCGATCTATACGGTCGACCGCGTTGTCTTTGCGCGACCCGACGCGTTGGAACTCACCTACGGTCAGACAACGGACGCCACAGCGACTGGCATCGTGGCGGGTGGGCCTGAGTTATATGTCTTTGCCGAAGTCGCAGAGACCCTTGATACGACACCTGTCTTCGCGACGTTGACTTTCAGTGATAACCTGGTTGGCGCTCAAACCTTTTGCTGTTGA
- a CDS encoding ZmpA/ZmpB/ZmpC family metallo-endopeptidase-related protein, with translation MLDQSFALGSNIDATGTAVWNGSEGFAPIEGLGFSGFSGSLDGQGNTITGLTMNKSGAGMFALTNAGAEISNLNLSEVSMTGTGTMGALAALAINTTIDNVAVDGALGVVISRNRWWHRRGTAGRKISREQQQLYRDDHDDQQYRFSV, from the coding sequence TTGCTGGACCAGAGCTTTGCGCTTGGTAGTAATATCGATGCAACCGGTACTGCGGTCTGGAACGGCTCCGAAGGGTTTGCCCCGATTGAGGGGCTCGGCTTTTCCGGGTTTAGCGGTTCTCTTGATGGTCAAGGCAATACAATCACAGGCCTGACGATGAATAAATCAGGCGCTGGCATGTTTGCGCTGACGAATGCCGGGGCCGAAATTTCCAATTTGAATTTGTCCGAAGTTTCCATGACGGGGACCGGTACGATGGGTGCGCTGGCGGCCCTTGCGATCAACACAACCATCGACAACGTCGCGGTCGACGGTGCGTTGGGCGTTGTCATTTCCCGAAACCGTTGGTGGCATCGTCGGGGAACTGCGGGGCGCAAGATCAGTCGTGAGCAACAGCAGTTATACCGGGACGATCACGACGACCAACAATACCGATTTAGCGTTTAG
- a CDS encoding MBG domain-containing protein, with the protein MALKPFAVDTSPLSSSRLQEYSVVALEGAAVIIPAPLTLTANDATKTYGTALAFDGTEFAVTEGTLFFGDTVDTITLGSAGAVDTAQVAGSPYAITADGPVTGSGTDNYAISYVDGALTVTPAPLTLTADDATKTYGTALAFDGTEFAVTEGALFFGDTVDTITLGSAGAVDTAQVAGSPYAITADGPVTGSGTDNYAISYVDGALTVTPAPLTLTADDATKTYGTALAFDGTEFAVTEGALFFGDTVDTITLGSAGAVDTAQVAGSPYAITADGPVTGSGTDNYAISYVDGALTVTPAPLTLTADDATKTYGTALAFDGTEFAVTEGTLFFGDTVDTITLGSAGAVDTAQVAGSPYAITADGPVTGSGTDNYAISYVDGALTVTPAPLTLTADDATKTYGTALAFDGTEFAVTEGALFFGDTVDTITLGSAGAVDTAQVAGSPYAITADGPVTGSGTDNYAISYVDGALTVTPAPLTLTANDATKTYGTALAFDGTEFAVTDGTLFFGDTVDTITLGSAGAVDTAQVAGSPYAITADGPVTGSGTDNYAISYVDGALTVTPAPLTLTADDATKTYGTALAFDGTEFLAEGLLLDDTVALVALDSDGAAADASAIGSPYDIVIEEVVESEGLPNYDITFVNGALTVSGLVTTPIPSPLPNVTLPQPADTIVLTLPDDSTQPAGTGTAQASSSASLGQATETLADVRQIATTLEIAAAACDDGSDNVDQYLACLTDALDDFADELDDISTDLPPGLQDVARIVRDARQNVENARLRARSRLATATSDAEREAILRDAVGEARVALSAAATDIRKAITFVRADDPELAAVQRATITTVASAIDNVSIELSRAVGL; encoded by the coding sequence TTGGCGCTCAAACCTTTTGCTGTTGATACCTCTCCTCTAAGTAGTTCGCGCTTGCAGGAATATTCCGTTGTGGCGTTGGAGGGGGCGGCTGTGATTATCCCCGCACCGCTGACGCTGACGGCAAATGACGCCACCAAGACCTACGGTACGGCGCTGGCCTTTGACGGCACGGAGTTTGCTGTGACGGAGGGGACGCTGTTCTTTGGCGACACGGTCGACACGATCACGCTAGGCTCTGCCGGAGCGGTGGACACGGCGCAGGTCGCTGGCAGCCCCTACGCGATCACGGCGGATGGGCCGGTCACCGGCAGCGGCACAGACAATTACGCGATCAGCTACGTCGACGGAGCGCTCACGGTCACCCCCGCGCCCCTGACGCTGACGGCAGATGACGCCACCAAGACCTACGGCACGGCGCTGGCCTTTGACGGCACGGAGTTTGCTGTGACGGAGGGGGCGCTGTTCTTCGGCGACACGGTCGACACGATCACGCTAGGCTCTGCCGGAGCGGTGGACACGGCGCAGGTCGCTGGCAGCCCCTACGCGATCACGGCGGATGGGCCGGTCACCGGCAGCGGCACAGACAATTACGCGATCAGCTACGTCGACGGAGCGCTCACGGTCACCCCCGCGCCCCTGACGCTGACGGCAGATGACGCCACCAAGACCTACGGCACGGCGCTGGCCTTTGACGGCACGGAGTTTGCTGTGACGGAGGGGGCGCTGTTCTTCGGCGACACGGTCGACACGATCACGCTAGGCTCTGCCGGAGCGGTGGACACGGCGCAGGTCGCTGGCAGCCCCTACGCGATCACGGCGGATGGGCCGGTCACCGGCAGCGGCACAGACAATTACGCGATCAGCTACGTCGACGGAGCGCTCACGGTCACCCCCGCGCCCCTGACGCTGACGGCAGATGACGCCACCAAGACCTACGGCACGGCGCTGGCCTTTGACGGCACGGAGTTTGCTGTGACGGAGGGGACGCTGTTCTTTGGCGACACGGTCGACACGATCACGCTAGGCTCTGCCGGAGCGGTGGACACGGCGCAGGTCGCTGGCAGCCCCTACGCGATCACGGCGGATGGGCCGGTCACCGGCAGCGGCACAGACAATTACGCGATCAGCTACGTCGACGGAGCGCTCACGGTCACCCCCGCGCCCCTGACGCTGACGGCAGATGACGCCACCAAGACCTACGGCACGGCGCTGGCCTTTGACGGCACGGAGTTTGCTGTGACGGAGGGGGCGCTGTTCTTCGGCGACACGGTCGACACGATCACGCTAGGCTCTGCCGGAGCGGTGGACACGGCGCAGGTCGCTGGCAGCCCCTACGCGATCACGGCGGATGGGCCAGTCACCGGCAGCGGCACAGACAATTACGCGATCAGCTATGTCGATGGCGCGCTCACGGTCACCCCCGCACCGCTGACGCTGACGGCAAATGACGCCACCAAGACCTACGGCACGGCGCTGGCCTTTGACGGCACGGAGTTTGCTGTGACGGATGGGACGCTGTTCTTTGGCGACACGGTCGACACGATCACGCTAGGCTCTGCCGGAGCGGTGGACACGGCGCAGGTCGCTGGCAGCCCCTACGCGATCACGGCGGATGGGCCGGTCACCGGCAGCGGCACAGACAATTACGCGATCAGCTATGTCGACGGAGCGCTCACGGTCACCCCCGCACCGCTGACGCTGACGGCAGATGACGCCACCAAGACCTACGGCACGGCGCTGGCCTTTGACGGCACGGAGTTTCTGGCTGAAGGACTGCTTCTTGATGACACTGTCGCTTTGGTGGCGTTGGATAGTGATGGGGCCGCTGCGGACGCTTCGGCGATTGGCAGCCCTTATGATATTGTGATTGAGGAGGTTGTTGAAAGTGAAGGTTTGCCCAATTACGATATCACTTTCGTGAATGGTGCGCTTACAGTTTCGGGATTGGTCACCACACCCATTCCTTCCCCGCTGCCGAATGTAACTTTGCCTCAGCCCGCCGACACCATCGTGCTGACCTTACCGGATGACAGCACGCAGCCAGCAGGGACCGGAACGGCGCAGGCAAGCAGCTCGGCCTCTCTGGGGCAGGCGACCGAAACACTGGCCGATGTACGGCAGATTGCGACCACGTTGGAAATTGCGGCTGCGGCTTGCGATGATGGTTCCGATAACGTCGATCAATACTTGGCCTGTCTGACGGATGCGCTTGACGACTTTGCGGATGAGCTTGACGATATTTCAACCGACCTGCCCCCTGGGCTGCAGGATGTTGCACGCATCGTGCGGGACGCACGCCAGAACGTTGAAAACGCGCGCCTGCGGGCTCGGTCACGCCTTGCAACTGCCACCTCTGATGCGGAGCGCGAAGCAATCCTTCGCGACGCTGTAGGTGAGGCCCGCGTTGCCCTGAGCGCGGCTGCAACTGATATTCGCAAAGCCATCACGTTTGTGAGGGCCGACGATCCGGAGCTGGCCGCCGTGCAGCGTGCGACCATCACAACAGTGGCCTCGGCGATTGATAACGTTTCAATCGAATTGAGCCGCGCGGTCGGACTATGA
- a CDS encoding GLUG motif-containing protein, translating to MSNSSYTGTITTTNNTDLAFSLGGLVGASAGTVDNSSFDGTIIERGLTLSLRSVGGGVGTNRGIVSNVTTAGDMQIEGTGGTLRLGGLVGDNRSFEGIAGSESNIAVGVVNPTDDEIHAGGPNGVEYWKHHRLPLDVDCDGIQRQRSAIDWRADRFQQ from the coding sequence GTGAGCAACAGCAGTTATACCGGGACGATCACGACGACCAACAATACCGATTTAGCGTTTAGTTTGGGCGGTCTTGTAGGTGCCTCTGCCGGGACGGTCGATAATAGCAGCTTCGATGGGACCATAATCGAGCGCGGTCTTACGTTGAGTTTGCGCAGTGTTGGTGGCGGCGTCGGGACCAATCGCGGGATCGTAAGCAACGTCACCACAGCAGGGGACATGCAAATCGAGGGGACCGGAGGTACACTTCGATTGGGTGGCCTTGTGGGTGATAACCGATCTTTCGAAGGCATTGCGGGATCCGAAAGCAACATCGCGGTTGGTGTCGTGAACCCGACAGACGATGAAATCCACGCTGGCGGCCCTAACGGGGTGGAATATTGGAAGCATCACAGACTCCCGCTCGACGTCGACTGTGACGGTATCCAGCGGCAGCGAAGTGCTATCGATTGGCGGGCTGATCGGTTTCAACAATAA
- a CDS encoding serine/threonine-protein kinase, translated as MKDPKPSDIFQTGQVLNNTYEIEGVLGRGGTGEVYLATNQITDRKSAIKALSAQFSGNADYLELMKREEQMRNIMHDAVVRYSECSRTDDGHVFLVMDYVEGTPLSELMFERQVSDRELLIVAHRVLSGLDATHAQGIVHRDLSPDNIILRGGEAERATIIDFGIAKDTAAGARTIVGNTFAGKYEYSAPEQLDGQADFRADLYALGASLLAVARREVPDVGNNPGDVVRFKRNPLDVSGIASPLADLITLLSAPNPDDRPATALAAQDQLDRWLKPDTHKGKGPQRKKNRRAGMLASGAIAVVVIGAGIYLSGALDTVFTPALPLVSPYTLSATDGADGSTFVGHAPDADSAALLRAAYSGTTGEPAPEGAVVIADGLPDPAWPEEVAELVTLLEPLSDWQLDVADDDVALSALAPDAPTRDAMIAALQNWTTRSGMQLQSSILAGPETLNTGVLQNILAEYATCGTLSLLGAENDSYAMFDPVTVTGDLAKPEDVEAVRNVLTPMIGERALRVETTVLNSDLCAIRAVMPAATSAAVSILLGRAATGEAVMSGIYHTGENPVVDVHLPATISGASLWVIVVDNTGKVFNILPNINQTEHMIDELGMVENGLRQIRVLWPISALQDDPTRLAIQVDSESYGKSEIVAILSKTPLFDMRRPRDESVTSLAEALAETLEGREGEIVGVASRIIDARP; from the coding sequence ATGAAAGATCCCAAGCCTTCTGACATCTTCCAAACAGGCCAAGTGCTTAACAACACTTATGAGATTGAGGGCGTGTTGGGCCGCGGCGGCACGGGCGAAGTGTATCTGGCGACAAACCAGATTACGGACCGGAAGTCAGCGATCAAGGCGCTAAGCGCACAGTTCTCAGGGAACGCCGATTATCTGGAACTGATGAAGCGCGAAGAGCAGATGCGCAATATCATGCATGACGCGGTGGTGCGCTATTCTGAATGTTCGCGCACAGATGACGGGCATGTGTTTTTGGTGATGGACTACGTCGAAGGCACCCCTCTGAGCGAGTTGATGTTTGAAAGGCAGGTCAGTGATCGCGAACTACTGATCGTGGCGCACCGCGTTTTGTCAGGCCTTGACGCGACCCACGCTCAAGGCATCGTTCACCGCGATTTATCGCCTGATAATATTATCCTGCGCGGGGGGGAGGCCGAACGGGCGACAATCATAGACTTCGGCATTGCCAAGGATACCGCAGCGGGGGCCCGCACAATTGTCGGCAATACGTTTGCGGGCAAATATGAATACTCCGCGCCTGAGCAGCTTGATGGTCAGGCCGATTTTCGCGCAGATTTATACGCGCTCGGGGCGTCGCTATTGGCCGTGGCGCGGCGCGAAGTGCCCGACGTGGGAAACAATCCAGGCGATGTAGTCCGATTTAAGCGAAACCCGCTGGATGTATCTGGCATCGCATCTCCGCTTGCGGATTTGATCACTTTGCTCAGCGCGCCAAACCCCGACGACCGGCCTGCGACCGCACTTGCTGCGCAGGATCAGCTAGATCGCTGGCTTAAACCCGATACCCATAAGGGCAAGGGACCGCAGAGAAAGAAAAATCGCCGCGCCGGGATGCTGGCGTCTGGCGCAATTGCCGTCGTGGTCATCGGCGCAGGGATCTATCTGTCCGGCGCGCTTGATACAGTTTTCACCCCTGCCCTGCCTTTGGTCAGCCCCTATACTCTCAGCGCAACGGATGGTGCTGATGGCAGCACATTTGTCGGTCACGCCCCCGACGCAGACAGTGCGGCGTTGTTGCGCGCGGCGTATTCGGGCACCACAGGCGAGCCCGCGCCTGAAGGCGCGGTGGTGATCGCAGATGGCCTGCCCGACCCCGCGTGGCCCGAAGAAGTAGCCGAGTTAGTAACCCTTTTGGAGCCCCTGTCCGACTGGCAGCTTGATGTAGCGGATGATGACGTCGCGCTTTCGGCGCTGGCGCCTGACGCGCCTACGCGCGATGCGATGATCGCAGCCTTGCAAAACTGGACCACACGCAGCGGTATGCAATTGCAAAGCAGCATCCTTGCAGGCCCCGAAACCCTAAACACCGGTGTCTTGCAGAACATACTGGCTGAATATGCGACATGCGGCACGCTGTCCCTGCTTGGCGCAGAAAACGACAGCTACGCAATGTTTGATCCCGTTACTGTAACCGGCGATCTTGCGAAGCCGGAAGACGTTGAAGCCGTGCGAAACGTTCTGACTCCGATGATCGGCGAACGCGCGCTGCGGGTCGAAACAACTGTGCTCAATTCTGACCTGTGTGCGATCCGCGCGGTGATGCCCGCTGCGACTTCGGCTGCGGTTTCCATTTTGTTAGGGCGCGCAGCAACAGGCGAAGCGGTGATGAGCGGCATTTACCATACCGGCGAAAACCCGGTGGTAGATGTGCACCTTCCTGCTACGATTAGCGGTGCCTCGCTTTGGGTCATAGTGGTGGATAACACCGGCAAAGTCTTTAATATTCTGCCAAACATCAACCAGACCGAACATATGATTGACGAACTTGGCATGGTTGAAAACGGGCTGCGGCAAATTCGTGTGTTATGGCCGATCTCGGCATTGCAGGATGACCCGACGCGCCTTGCCATTCAGGTTGATTCAGAAAGCTATGGCAAGTCAGAGATTGTTGCGATCCTGTCGAAAACCCCGTTGTTCGATATGCGCCGACCTCGCGATGAAAGCGTCACGTCATTAGCTGAAGCGTTGGCGGAAACACTTGAAGGGCGAGAGGGAGAAATCGTTGGTGTCGCCTCGCGCATCATCGACGCGCGGCCTTGA
- a CDS encoding caspase family protein, with amino-acid sequence MRLIFVFCVLWLNFAGAAKAETRVALVIGNSDYKNIATLENPRNDALDISVALEGLGFDVTLEIDATQARFANLITAFGEKAKSADVVLLYYAGHGFQVDGRNYVVPTDAAISKAADVTRETLQLDQLLRAMERSDGVKLVFLDACRDNPFGVAIEDPRVGKGLARVGTAANFLFSYATQPDNVAYDGTGRNSFFTEAMLHHIYTAGQDVAQMMIGVRRDVLAATGGKQIPWENSSLTRSFQFNISPETISEESMLYQIAVDERDPDLLNLYVDRYPAGSHAAEALAFLETGTQTRAIERRDEADRTQRLWELARRSRMRPLLELYVSRYPDAPNRQEAERLLSNIPRPEDATAGKICERLATHPRDATAENEGVPLSRLQQNAVAAIQACSAAASRTPELPHYVALLARATAAAGDLERAIVLYRDAASRGDLRAMVSLAQLNENGTAMKKDSAWALALYEQAAKGGSHDAMINLAITLLEGRTVAADPARAITLLKQASDEGSAKATFNLGVLAQDGMADGPEAALEYFERAARDGEVAGYRAAAILLDEGRGISRNPSKAATMLLRGAAEDRGDILRQLTTASDQWSPDTIRAVQGLLKEAGYYAAAVDGLPGPSFTAALEKWRNGGFEAAILN; translated from the coding sequence ATGCGACTGATATTTGTTTTCTGCGTGCTTTGGCTGAACTTTGCAGGGGCGGCCAAAGCAGAGACACGTGTTGCGCTGGTGATCGGTAATTCGGACTACAAGAATATTGCCACGCTGGAAAACCCCCGCAATGACGCGCTGGATATTTCAGTGGCCCTGGAGGGATTGGGTTTTGACGTCACATTGGAAATCGACGCCACGCAGGCGCGATTTGCGAACCTGATCACAGCATTCGGTGAAAAGGCAAAGTCAGCGGATGTTGTGCTTTTGTATTATGCGGGCCACGGGTTTCAGGTGGACGGGCGCAACTATGTGGTTCCGACAGATGCTGCGATTTCTAAGGCTGCGGATGTGACGCGGGAAACGTTACAGCTGGATCAGCTGCTGCGTGCGATGGAACGATCGGATGGCGTGAAGCTGGTGTTTCTGGATGCCTGTCGGGACAATCCTTTTGGCGTGGCAATCGAAGATCCACGCGTTGGAAAGGGTCTGGCGCGGGTGGGGACTGCGGCGAACTTTCTTTTCTCATATGCCACACAGCCGGACAACGTTGCCTATGATGGAACGGGCCGAAACAGCTTTTTCACCGAAGCGATGCTGCATCATATCTATACGGCGGGGCAGGATGTGGCGCAGATGATGATTGGCGTTCGTCGCGATGTTTTGGCGGCAACCGGTGGCAAGCAAATCCCGTGGGAAAATTCGTCGCTGACCCGCAGCTTTCAGTTTAACATCAGCCCGGAAACAATTTCCGAAGAAAGCATGCTCTATCAGATTGCGGTGGACGAACGCGACCCAGATTTGTTGAACCTTTATGTTGATCGCTATCCGGCGGGTTCCCATGCAGCAGAGGCGTTGGCATTTCTGGAAACAGGGACGCAGACCCGTGCGATTGAGCGGCGCGATGAAGCTGACCGCACGCAAAGGCTGTGGGAGCTGGCCCGCAGAAGCCGGATGCGGCCCTTGCTTGAGCTGTATGTCAGCCGTTATCCGGATGCGCCAAACCGCCAAGAGGCGGAGCGTCTGCTAAGCAATATCCCACGGCCAGAAGACGCAACAGCGGGTAAAATTTGCGAACGGCTGGCCACCCATCCAAGGGATGCAACAGCTGAAAACGAGGGCGTGCCGCTATCGCGGTTGCAGCAAAATGCTGTCGCTGCAATTCAGGCTTGTAGTGCGGCGGCGTCACGCACACCGGAACTGCCGCATTACGTCGCGCTTTTGGCGCGGGCCACCGCGGCGGCCGGTGATCTGGAGCGTGCGATTGTGCTGTATCGTGATGCGGCAAGCCGTGGCGATCTGCGCGCGATGGTCAGTCTTGCCCAGCTAAACGAAAACGGCACCGCAATGAAAAAAGATTCCGCGTGGGCGCTGGCCTTGTACGAACAGGCTGCCAAAGGTGGCAGCCATGATGCAATGATCAATCTGGCGATCACCCTCTTAGAAGGGCGGACGGTTGCCGCTGATCCTGCACGCGCCATCACATTGTTAAAACAAGCGTCCGATGAAGGATCGGCCAAGGCGACTTTCAACCTTGGTGTGCTGGCACAGGACGGCATGGCTGATGGGCCAGAAGCGGCGTTAGAGTATTTCGAACGCGCAGCGCGGGATGGCGAGGTGGCGGGCTACCGCGCCGCAGCAATTCTGCTCGACGAGGGACGAGGCATATCGCGCAATCCCTCAAAGGCAGCGACAATGTTGCTTCGTGGTGCAGCGGAGGACCGCGGCGATATCCTGCGCCAGTTGACGACTGCGTCCGACCAATGGTCGCCCGACACGATCCGCGCTGTTCAAGGGTTGCTCAAGGAAGCCGGATATTATGCGGCGGCGGTGGATGGCTTGCCGGGGCCGAGTTTTACAGCAGCACTTGAAAAATGGCGCAATGGCGGATTCGAGGCGGCGATACTGAACTGA